The Blattabacterium sp. DPU genome includes a window with the following:
- a CDS encoding PSP1 domain-containing protein, with translation MENKSCFDCLNKCSKKENVFQKKQCYKFNTLDWLSNIQSPFEWQKYDIVEIHFKNDRKEFFFNQEKIFLNKGDFVTVESKSGIGYDIGIVYLTGELVKLQIRNQIIHSNTFKKIYRKSTYKEINAWKFFRKKEFTTLLKAKKIAKNFNLSMKICDVEYQGDGKQVTFYYTAENRIDFRKLIKEFALHFHTRIEMRQIGYRQEAAKIGGIGSCGRELCCSTWLKNFKSVTTNSARYQQLSINIQKLTGQCNKLKCCLNYELDTYLDAIKNFPDINSKIHTEKGIAQCMKIDVFKQEMWFSYVKNPNTWFRIKVKKIREILEKNKIALSLEKLSTIHAIQKTELTFKDLPI, from the coding sequence ATGGAAAACAAATCATGCTTTGATTGTTTAAATAAATGTTCGAAAAAAGAAAATGTTTTTCAAAAAAAACAATGTTATAAATTTAATACATTAGATTGGTTATCCAATATTCAATCTCCTTTTGAATGGCAAAAATATGATATTGTAGAAATACATTTTAAAAATGATAGAAAAGAATTCTTTTTTAATCAAGAAAAAATATTCCTTAATAAAGGAGATTTTGTAACTGTAGAATCTAAGTCTGGTATAGGATATGATATTGGCATAGTTTATTTAACTGGAGAATTGGTCAAATTACAAATAAGAAACCAAATTATTCATTCAAACACTTTTAAAAAGATATATAGAAAGTCAACATATAAAGAAATAAATGCTTGGAAATTTTTTAGAAAAAAAGAATTTACAACTCTTTTAAAAGCCAAAAAAATTGCAAAAAATTTTAATCTTTCTATGAAAATTTGTGATGTAGAATATCAAGGAGATGGAAAACAAGTTACTTTTTATTATACAGCTGAAAATAGAATTGATTTCAGAAAATTAATTAAAGAATTTGCTTTACACTTTCATACACGTATAGAAATGCGACAAATAGGATATAGACAAGAAGCGGCAAAAATTGGAGGAATTGGTTCTTGTGGACGTGAACTTTGTTGTTCTACTTGGTTAAAAAATTTTAAAAGTGTGACTACAAATTCTGCAAGATATCAACAATTATCCATTAATATTCAAAAACTAACTGGACAATGTAACAAACTAAAATGTTGTCTTAATTATGAATTAGATACTTATTTAGATGCTATAAAAAATTTTCCAGATATTAATAGTAAAATTCATACAGAAAAAGGAATTGCTCAATGTATGAAAATTGATGTTTTTAAACAGGAAATGTGGTTTTCTTACGTAAAAAACCCTAACACTTGGTTTAGAATAAAAGTAAAAAAAATTAGAGAAATTTTAGAAAAAAATAAAATAGCACTTTCTTTAGAAAAATTATCAACTATTCATGCTATTCAAAAAACAGAATTAACATTTAAAGATTTACCTATATAA
- the coaD gene encoding pantetheine-phosphate adenylyltransferase yields the protein MNKKIAVFPGSFDPITLGHYDIIIRALNLFDKIIIAIGKNFKKKNMFSFKKRKKWIQKTFLKLSLSQKVEIDSFHELTISFCIKKKAGFLLRGLRNQLDFEFEKNIFLTNQELYKKDIIETVFLFSSHDRSHINSSLVREIIKNGGDYTIFVPSTVRI from the coding sequence ATGAATAAAAAAATAGCAGTTTTTCCTGGATCTTTTGATCCCATTACTTTAGGACATTATGATATTATTATCAGAGCTTTAAATTTATTTGATAAAATTATTATAGCTATAGGAAAAAATTTTAAAAAAAAAAATATGTTTTCTTTTAAAAAAAGAAAAAAGTGGATACAAAAAACTTTTTTAAAATTATCATTATCACAAAAAGTAGAAATTGATTCATTTCATGAATTAACTATTTCTTTTTGCATAAAAAAAAAAGCTGGATTCTTATTAAGAGGACTCCGAAATCAATTAGATTTTGAATTTGAAAAAAATATATTTTTAACTAATCAGGAATTGTATAAGAAAGATATTATTGAAACTGTTTTTCTTTTTTCTTCCCATGATAGATCTCATATTAATTCTTCTCTTGTAAGAGAGATTATAAAAAATGGAGGAGATTATACTATATTTGTTCCTTCTACTGTTAGAATATAA
- the rnr gene encoding ribonuclease R has translation MKKEKKIKKKHHNNLSTGFINITHHGYAFVHINEYDKDIFIPKNKTNRALEGDLVKIRFSYKNRRKIEGEVLKIIKRKTKQFIGILKFNVQYNDKYGIVYNNNLHVDILIPIKKLKKCYNNNKVLVEIISWPKKLKNPLGKIVKTFGISGEYKTEICSLLEEYGISYQFSKKVKNEAHEIFSKSILDLSFRKDMRHINTFTIDPLDAKDFDDALSIRKLNYNTWEIGIHISDVSHYIREGSLLDQEAYSRATSVYLVGEVIPMLPEILSNNLCSLQPEKDKLSFSYVFNIDKKGKILKNWFGKTIIRSNRKFTYDEVQYIIDQKKGDYYEDIYALFLFSKILIQGRLKNGSIYLEKMEVKFHLDDKNNPTSLYLKKNNDAHRLIEEFMLLTNRKVSEFVSLNFNGSPSNKLYIYRIHDKPDLQKIFFLKKIIEPLGYSLDLKNLKTSINNLIKKIKGKPEQNMIENLILRAMSKAKYSTKNIGHYGLSFIYYSHFTSPIRRYSDIIAHRLLYYYLTNNNKNEKYKLKTTEFYEKQSQYCNDKERLATDIEREFIKYTQVKYIRKFIGKEFDGVITGFTDWSVYIDLLIFQTEGMVKLRDIKEDSYILNLNNYSIIGKKKKKIYHLGDKIKVKLINVNIEKKQIILDWINNI, from the coding sequence ATGAAAAAAGAAAAAAAAATAAAAAAAAAACATCATAATAATTTATCCACAGGATTTATTAATATAACTCATCATGGATACGCATTTGTTCATATAAATGAATATGATAAAGATATTTTTATTCCAAAAAATAAGACAAATAGAGCTTTAGAAGGTGATTTAGTAAAAATTAGATTTTCTTATAAAAATCGTAGAAAAATAGAAGGAGAAGTTTTAAAAATTATTAAAAGAAAAACTAAACAATTTATCGGAATATTGAAATTTAATGTTCAATATAATGATAAATATGGAATAGTATATAATAATAATCTACATGTAGATATTTTAATTCCAATAAAAAAATTGAAAAAATGTTATAATAATAATAAAGTATTGGTAGAAATCATCTCATGGCCTAAAAAATTAAAAAATCCTTTAGGAAAAATTGTAAAAACATTTGGAATTTCTGGAGAATACAAAACAGAAATTTGTTCATTATTAGAAGAATATGGAATATCCTATCAATTTTCTAAAAAAGTAAAAAATGAAGCTCATGAAATTTTTTCTAAATCAATTTTAGATTTAAGTTTTAGAAAAGATATGCGACATATTAATACTTTTACCATAGATCCTTTAGATGCAAAAGATTTTGATGATGCTCTTTCTATTAGAAAATTAAACTATAATACTTGGGAAATAGGAATACATATATCTGATGTCTCTCATTATATAAGAGAAGGAAGTCTATTAGATCAAGAAGCATATTCACGTGCTACATCTGTTTATCTAGTAGGAGAGGTTATTCCTATGCTTCCAGAAATATTGTCTAATAATCTTTGTTCTCTACAACCGGAAAAAGACAAATTAAGTTTTTCTTATGTTTTTAATATAGATAAAAAGGGAAAAATTCTTAAAAATTGGTTTGGAAAAACTATAATACGATCTAATAGAAAATTTACATACGATGAAGTTCAATACATTATTGACCAAAAAAAAGGAGACTATTATGAAGATATTTATGCTTTATTTTTATTTTCCAAAATTTTAATTCAAGGTCGATTAAAAAATGGATCTATTTATCTAGAAAAAATGGAAGTAAAATTTCATTTAGATGATAAAAATAATCCAACTTCTTTATATCTAAAAAAAAATAATGATGCTCATCGTTTAATTGAAGAGTTTATGTTATTGACTAATCGAAAGGTTTCAGAATTTGTTAGTTTAAATTTTAATGGAAGTCCTTCTAATAAATTATATATTTATAGAATACATGATAAACCTGACCTTCAAAAAATTTTTTTTCTCAAAAAAATTATAGAACCTTTAGGTTATTCTTTAGATTTAAAAAATTTAAAAACTTCTATTAATAACTTAATAAAAAAAATTAAAGGAAAACCAGAACAAAATATGATTGAGAATTTAATTCTTCGTGCAATGAGTAAAGCTAAATATTCCACAAAAAATATAGGACATTATGGGTTATCTTTCATTTATTATAGTCATTTTACTTCTCCTATAAGAAGATACTCAGATATAATAGCTCATCGTTTATTATATTATTATTTGACTAATAATAATAAAAATGAAAAATACAAACTTAAAACAACAGAATTTTACGAAAAACAATCTCAATATTGTAATGATAAAGAACGTTTAGCTACAGATATAGAAAGAGAATTTATAAAATATACACAAGTTAAATATATAAGAAAATTTATAGGAAAAGAATTTGATGGAGTCATTACAGGATTTACCGATTGGAGTGTTTATATTGATTTATTAATATTTCAAACTGAAGGAATGGTAAAACTCCGTGATATTAAAGAAGATTCTTATATTTTAAATCTAAATAATTATAGTATAATTGGAAAAAAAAAGAAAAAAATCTATCATTTAGGAGACAAAATAAAAGTAAAACTTATAAATGTTAATATAGAAAAAAAACAAATTATTCTTGATTGGATTAATAATATATAA